A single Kribbella aluminosa DNA region contains:
- a CDS encoding sulfatase family protein, protein MSPRHVVLLIADQFQHQRLGTADPLARTPHLDRLASEGVNYTGMFCSNPQCTPSRVSMQTGLYPHEAGVLAIYGFRGHTGHLSPDRLTVGKVFRDAGWTTAYFGKSHLGHPLDALGYQHVQEHGVSSPLSAVDRTVTADAVRFVAEHDPEQPLFLTVSWHEPHPAFEHVAPFDEHFPPEEMPIPATYDDDLIGKPPYQAERRAMPHGGVGLDRLRDELSSYYSMISHIDSLVGDVRGALEARGMWDDAVVLFTSDHGDMMGAHGFRLKGVLPYDELYRIPFVLKVPGLPVERSVVDDLCVNVAQPGTLLAAAGLPVPAEMSGGSVLDRAMRPAPPADECVFLEHYAAYWGLHPFRVARTRNWKYVRHFGETPWEELYDLAADPGELRNVVGRGDLAGTRAELRRRVDEWWESTDGRDLAYYESDDFRNWGRATLVSDNALWNDAATSQ, encoded by the coding sequence CGCCGACCCGCTCGCGCGGACTCCGCACCTCGACCGGCTGGCCTCCGAGGGCGTGAACTACACCGGCATGTTCTGCTCCAACCCGCAGTGCACGCCGTCCCGGGTCTCCATGCAGACCGGCCTGTATCCGCACGAGGCAGGCGTGCTGGCGATCTACGGGTTCCGCGGGCACACCGGGCACCTCAGCCCGGACCGGCTCACGGTCGGCAAGGTGTTCCGCGATGCCGGCTGGACGACGGCGTACTTCGGCAAGAGCCATCTCGGTCATCCGCTCGATGCCCTCGGCTACCAACACGTCCAGGAGCACGGCGTCAGCTCGCCGCTGTCCGCGGTGGACCGGACAGTGACGGCCGACGCGGTCCGGTTCGTCGCCGAACACGACCCGGAGCAGCCACTGTTCCTGACCGTGTCCTGGCACGAGCCACATCCGGCGTTCGAGCATGTCGCGCCGTTCGACGAGCACTTCCCGCCGGAGGAGATGCCGATACCGGCGACGTACGACGACGATCTCATCGGCAAGCCGCCCTACCAGGCCGAGCGACGGGCGATGCCACACGGTGGGGTCGGACTGGACCGGCTGCGTGACGAGCTGAGCTCCTACTACAGCATGATCAGCCACATCGACTCCCTGGTCGGTGACGTCCGCGGCGCGTTGGAAGCGCGCGGGATGTGGGACGACGCGGTCGTGCTCTTCACCTCCGACCACGGCGACATGATGGGCGCTCACGGGTTCCGGCTGAAGGGCGTCCTGCCGTACGACGAGCTCTACCGGATTCCCTTCGTCCTGAAAGTGCCGGGCCTGCCGGTCGAGCGATCGGTTGTCGACGATCTCTGCGTGAACGTGGCGCAACCCGGAACACTGCTGGCTGCAGCCGGTCTGCCGGTACCAGCTGAGATGTCAGGTGGATCGGTGCTGGATCGGGCGATGCGGCCGGCGCCACCAGCCGACGAGTGCGTGTTCCTCGAGCACTACGCGGCGTACTGGGGTCTACATCCCTTCCGGGTCGCCAGGACGCGGAACTGGAAGTACGTACGCCATTTCGGCGAGACACCGTGGGAAGAGCTCTACGACCTCGCCGCGGATCCCGGTGAGCTGCGCAACGTGGTCGGTCGCGGGGACCTCGCCGGCACCCGTGCCGAACTCCGCCGCCGGGTCGACGAATGGTGGGAGTCGACCGACGGCCGCGACCTCGCGTACTACGAGTCCGACGACTTCCGGAACTGGGGCCGAGCCACCCTCGTCAGCGACAACGCTCTCTGGAACGATGCCGCCACCTCCCAGTGA